A portion of the Bacillus thuringiensis genome contains these proteins:
- the tilS gene encoding tRNA lysidine(34) synthetase TilS encodes MKDTFVEKVDDFVKQHDVLKNDSTIVVGVSGGPDSLALLYYLLEKRAEKQLEIVVAHVDHMFRGEESHEDLQFVQGLCEELGIICETIRINVSQYQQQYGMNAQVAARECRYAFLERIMKKYDARYVALGHHGDDQVETILMRLVRGSTPKGYAGIAVKRPFHNGYLIRPLLGVTKEEIVDYCNKLNLIPRIDPSNKKELYTRNRLRKYVLPHLKEENPQMHEKFQKFSVQMQEDEAYLQELAFEKMNKVITKKSDKQISLSIPAFESMSMPLQRRGIQLILNYLYEYKIPSSLSSIHIDKVIEFFKRTQPSGSLDFPGDLKIVRTYEECSFRFKQEIASPFLQDLSVPGTITILNGDEFVTEVSEDIPSNMNETVFVAKYNDISYPLRIRSRENGDRMSIQGMDGTKKIKTIFIEAKVPKEKREEWPVVCDASGNIIWVPLLKRSAFAISKEMAKKDKYMIIHYKSKESSGRIMK; translated from the coding sequence TTGAAAGATACATTTGTTGAAAAAGTAGATGACTTTGTAAAGCAGCATGATGTATTAAAGAATGATTCAACGATTGTTGTGGGAGTTTCTGGTGGTCCTGACTCGTTAGCCCTTTTATATTATTTATTAGAAAAAAGAGCGGAAAAACAGTTGGAAATTGTAGTGGCTCATGTGGATCATATGTTTAGAGGTGAGGAATCTCATGAGGATTTACAGTTTGTTCAGGGCCTTTGTGAAGAACTAGGAATTATTTGTGAAACGATAAGGATTAATGTATCACAATATCAACAGCAATACGGGATGAATGCACAGGTTGCTGCTAGAGAATGCAGATATGCATTTTTGGAAAGAATAATGAAGAAATATGATGCAAGATATGTTGCACTTGGACATCATGGAGATGATCAAGTAGAGACAATTTTAATGCGTCTTGTAAGAGGGAGTACTCCGAAAGGATATGCAGGAATTGCAGTGAAGCGTCCTTTTCATAATGGGTATTTAATTAGGCCGTTACTTGGGGTAACGAAGGAAGAAATTGTTGATTACTGTAATAAGCTAAATTTAATTCCGCGTATAGATCCGAGTAATAAAAAGGAATTATATACAAGGAATCGATTACGTAAATATGTCCTTCCTCACTTAAAAGAAGAAAATCCACAAATGCATGAGAAATTCCAAAAATTTAGCGTGCAAATGCAAGAGGATGAGGCTTATTTGCAGGAATTAGCTTTTGAGAAAATGAATAAAGTAATTACAAAAAAAAGTGATAAACAAATTAGCTTATCAATTCCTGCCTTTGAATCCATGTCTATGCCTTTACAAAGAAGAGGGATTCAACTAATATTAAACTATCTTTATGAATATAAGATTCCATCTTCTCTTTCTTCTATACATATTGACAAGGTGATTGAGTTTTTTAAGCGGACACAACCTTCAGGTTCACTTGATTTTCCAGGTGATTTGAAAATTGTTCGCACATACGAGGAGTGTAGCTTTAGATTTAAACAAGAAATTGCCTCTCCTTTTTTACAAGATTTATCAGTACCCGGGACCATTACAATATTGAACGGGGATGAATTTGTAACAGAGGTGAGCGAAGATATACCAAGTAACATGAATGAAACAGTATTTGTTGCTAAGTATAATGATATATCATATCCACTTCGTATTCGTTCTAGAGAAAATGGAGATCGCATGTCAATACAAGGTATGGATGGCACGAAAAAGATAAAAACTATTTTTATCGAAGCGAAAGTACCGAAAGAAAAAAGGGAAGAATGGCCGGTCGTTTGTGACGCAAGTGGGAACATTATTTGGGTACCCTTGTTGAAGCGATCTGCATTTGCAATTTCGAAAGAGATGGCAAAGAAGGATAAATATATGATTATTCACTACAAAAGCAAGGAGTCTTCCGGGAGGATAATGAAATGA
- the hpt gene encoding hypoxanthine phosphoribosyltransferase, whose amino-acid sequence MMNQDIEKVLISEEQIQEKVRELGAVIAEDYKNTVPLAIGVLKGAMPFMADLLKRTDTYLEMDFMAVSSYGHSTVSTGEVKILKDLDTSVEGRDILIVEDIIDSGLTLSYLVDLFKYRKAKSVKIVTLLDKPTGRKVDLKADYVGFTVPHEFVVGYGLDYKEQYRNLPYVGVLKPSVYSN is encoded by the coding sequence ATGATGAATCAAGATATCGAAAAAGTATTAATTTCTGAAGAACAAATACAAGAAAAGGTGCGCGAACTAGGTGCAGTTATTGCAGAGGATTATAAAAACACAGTACCTCTTGCAATTGGTGTATTAAAAGGCGCAATGCCATTCATGGCAGATTTATTAAAGAGAACAGATACATATCTTGAAATGGATTTTATGGCTGTATCTAGTTATGGTCACTCTACAGTTTCAACAGGCGAAGTGAAAATTTTAAAAGATCTTGATACTTCTGTAGAAGGTCGCGATATTTTAATCGTCGAAGATATTATTGATAGTGGTCTTACACTAAGCTACTTAGTAGACTTATTCAAATATCGTAAAGCGAAGTCTGTAAAAATTGTTACATTATTAGATAAGCCAACAGGCCGTAAGGTTGATCTGAAAGCGGATTATGTTGGATTTACTGTTCCACATGAATTTGTAGTAGGATATGGATTAGATTATAAAGAGCAGTACCGTAATCTTCCTTATGTAGGCGTATTAAAACCAAGCGTT